The Gillisia sp. Hel_I_86 genome has a segment encoding these proteins:
- the rfbC gene encoding dTDP-4-dehydrorhamnose 3,5-epimerase, with translation MKFEKTPLKDCFILTPEVYPDHRGIFLESYHKKKFNEITGLDLEFVQDNQSVSKKGVLRGLHFQSGKFAQAKLVRVIYGEVLDVVVDLRPESPTFKQSYEIILSDKNQHQLFIPQGFAHGFVTLSETSVFSYKCDRFYYPGSESGVIYNDPDLAIDWKIPEEAFILSEKDTKLPTLKELFP, from the coding sequence ATGAAGTTTGAAAAGACACCTTTAAAGGATTGTTTTATTTTAACTCCAGAGGTATACCCAGATCATCGAGGTATATTTTTAGAAAGCTACCATAAAAAGAAATTTAATGAGATTACAGGCTTGGATTTGGAGTTTGTACAAGATAATCAGTCGGTTTCCAAAAAAGGGGTATTACGGGGTTTGCATTTTCAATCTGGGAAGTTTGCCCAAGCGAAGTTGGTAAGGGTAATTTACGGAGAAGTGTTGGATGTGGTGGTAGATCTAAGACCAGAATCTCCAACTTTTAAACAGTCTTATGAAATAATATTATCCGATAAGAATCAGCATCAATTATTTATCCCACAAGGCTTTGCACATGGGTTTGTCACCTTGTCTGAAACTTCTGTTTTTTCTTATAAATGCGATCGGTTTTATTATCCTGGCTCAGAATCTGGAGTGATTTACAATGATCCAGATCTTGCTATCGATTGGAAAATTCCGGAAGAAGCGTTCATTCTATCAGAAAAAGACACTAAATTACCAACGCTCAAAGAATTATTTCCATGA
- a CDS encoding UDP-glucuronic acid decarboxylase family protein, with protein sequence MPKRILITGAAGFLGSHLCDRFIKEGYLVIGMDNLITGDMKNIEHLLKLENFEFYHHDITKYVHVAGELDYILHFASPASPIDYLKIPIQTLKVGSVGVLHLLGLAKEKKARILIASTSEIYGDPLVHPQTEDYYGNVNSIGPRGVYDEAKRFQESMTMAYHRFHGLETRIARIFNTYGPRMRLNDGRVIPAFIGQALRGEDLTVFGDGSQTRSFCYVDDQVEGIYRLLLSDYSDPVNIGNPDEITIREFADEIIKLTNTNQKVICVPLPEDDPMQRQPDITRAKEILGWEPKVSREKGMKITYDYFKGLTQEELFKSEHKDFAKHIRR encoded by the coding sequence ATGCCTAAAAGGATATTGATTACCGGAGCAGCTGGGTTTTTAGGCTCTCATTTATGCGATAGGTTCATTAAAGAAGGATATTTGGTTATTGGAATGGATAATCTGATAACTGGTGATATGAAGAACATCGAGCATCTTTTAAAGCTCGAAAATTTTGAGTTCTATCATCATGATATTACCAAATATGTGCATGTAGCTGGAGAATTGGATTATATATTACATTTTGCATCACCGGCCAGTCCAATAGATTATTTAAAAATCCCAATTCAGACCTTGAAAGTGGGCTCTGTGGGAGTTTTGCATTTATTAGGTTTGGCGAAGGAAAAAAAAGCTCGGATTTTAATTGCTTCCACTTCAGAAATTTATGGTGATCCCTTGGTGCACCCTCAAACCGAAGATTATTATGGGAATGTAAATTCTATAGGACCTCGTGGTGTCTATGATGAAGCAAAGCGTTTTCAGGAATCCATGACCATGGCTTATCATCGTTTTCACGGACTTGAGACTAGAATTGCCAGAATATTTAATACCTATGGCCCAAGAATGCGTTTAAATGATGGCCGTGTGATTCCTGCATTTATCGGTCAGGCATTAAGGGGAGAAGACCTCACGGTATTTGGGGACGGTTCTCAAACACGTTCTTTTTGTTATGTAGACGATCAAGTAGAAGGAATTTATAGATTGCTTTTAAGTGATTATTCAGATCCTGTGAATATTGGGAATCCAGATGAAATTACAATCCGGGAATTTGCAGATGAAATAATAAAGCTCACCAATACCAATCAGAAAGTAATTTGTGTGCCTTTGCCAGAGGACGATCCAATGCAACGGCAACCAGATATTACCAGGGCCAAAGAAATATTGGGATGGGAACCCAAGGTTTCCAGGGAAAAGGGTATGAAGATCACCTATGATTATTTTAAAGGGCTTACCCAAGAAGAATTGTTTAAAAGTGAGCACAAGGATTTCGCAAAGCACATAAGACGCTAA
- the rfbD gene encoding dTDP-4-dehydrorhamnose reductase produces MKTVLVTGASGQLGKCIQKIAANEETIDWLFMDSSEIDVTSKCDLEMCFASKQIDYCINCAAYTNVEKAESEKEKAYKINADAVKDLAEICKKHSTVLMHISTDYVFDGSSNIPYKENDRTNPMNVYGASKLKGEQHIQNTIGYYFIFRTSWLYSEFGHNFYKTILRKAGENATLNITTSQKGTPTNANHLANLLIQIIKEENEHYGLYHFSNSGETTWHGFAEEILRVSNKYEEVTLIEDNSYKTIAKRPEYSVLDKTKLEMNLEVEVASWQDAVLELYNYNY; encoded by the coding sequence ATGAAAACGGTATTGGTAACTGGAGCATCTGGGCAGTTGGGGAAGTGCATTCAAAAGATTGCCGCAAATGAAGAAACGATTGATTGGCTCTTCATGGATTCTTCAGAAATTGATGTTACCTCAAAATGCGATTTGGAGATGTGCTTTGCCAGTAAGCAAATAGATTACTGTATAAATTGTGCTGCTTATACCAATGTTGAAAAAGCAGAATCCGAGAAGGAAAAAGCCTATAAAATTAATGCTGATGCAGTCAAGGATTTGGCCGAGATTTGTAAAAAGCATTCCACGGTTCTTATGCATATTTCCACAGATTATGTATTTGATGGGAGCAGCAATATTCCATATAAAGAAAATGATAGGACAAATCCAATGAACGTGTATGGCGCCTCAAAATTAAAAGGCGAGCAACACATCCAAAATACGATTGGATACTATTTTATATTTCGCACATCTTGGTTATATTCAGAATTTGGACATAATTTTTATAAAACCATTTTAAGAAAGGCAGGAGAAAATGCTACCTTGAATATAACAACATCCCAAAAAGGGACACCCACCAACGCAAATCATCTTGCCAATTTGTTAATACAAATCATAAAAGAAGAAAATGAGCACTACGGTTTGTATCATTTCAGCAATAGTGGGGAAACCACCTGGCACGGATTTGCAGAAGAGATTTTAAGAGTGTCCAATAAATATGAGGAGGTTACTTTAATTGAAGATAATTCTTATAAAACAATTGCGAAAAGACCGGAATATAGTGTTTTGGATAAAACTAAATTGGAGATGAATTTGGAGGTGGAGGTTGCTTCATGGCAGGATGCAGTATTGGAACTATACAATTACAATTATTAA